One Pristiophorus japonicus isolate sPriJap1 chromosome 19, sPriJap1.hap1, whole genome shotgun sequence genomic window carries:
- the LOC139230017 gene encoding sarcoplasmic reticulum histidine-rich calcium-binding protein produces the protein MASQKFWLFCLLLTFVCSIHIAMVPGVAAAAAADNHDDDDDDDDDDKKHKHDDDDDDDDDDDDDDDDDDDDDDDDDDDDDDDKKKHKHGDDDDDDDDDDDDDDDDDDDDDDDDDDDDDDDDDDDDDDDDDDKKHNDDDDDDDDDDDDDDDDDDDDDDDDDDDDDDDDDDDDDDDKKHNDDDDDDDDDDDDDDDDDDDDDDDDDDDDDDDDDDDDDDDDDDGDDDDDDDDDDDDDDDDDDKKHNDDDDDDDDDDNDDDDDDDDDDDHANKKHEHDDKDDDNDDDDDDDDDDDKKEDEEDEEDEEEYKDGSLCGYCAFCEHCDECEKCPCEEGDKSEHCEDCKYCQFCYVCPVICETVCKPGSYVDEFSSTIYQSIANIFDQPEH, from the exons ATGGCCTCCCAAAAGTTCTGGCTTTTCTGCCTGTTGCTGACGTTCGTCTGCTCCATCCACATCGCCATGGTGCCCGGGGTCGCGGCGGCTGCTGCTGCGGACAACCAcgacgacgatgatgatgatgatgatgacgataaaaaACATAAGcacgacgatgatgatgacgatgatgatgatgatgatgatgacgacgatgatgatgatgatgacgatgatgatgatgatgacgatgatgatgacgataaaaaGAAACATAAACATGgcgacgatgatgatgacgacgacgacgatgatgatgatgatgatgacgatgatgatgatgatgatgacgatgatgacgatgatgatgatgacgatgatgatgacgatgatgatgatgatgatgatgataagaagcataacgatgacgatgacgatgatgatgacgatgatgacgatgatgatgatgatgatgatgacgatgatgacgatgatgatgatgacgatgatgatgacgatgatgatgatgatgatgatgataagaagcataacgatgacgatgacgatgatgatgacgatgatgacgatgatgacgatgatgacgatgatgatgatgatgatgacgatgatgacgatgatgacgatgatgatgatgatgacgatgatgacgatgatgacggtgatgatgatgatgacgatgatgatgatgatgacgatgatgatgatgatgatgataagaagcataacgatgacgatgacgatgatgatgacgatgacaatgatgatgacgatgatgatgatgatgatgatgaccatgctAATAAGAAGCATGAACATGATGACAAAGACGACGacaacgatgatgatgatgatgatgatgatgatgacgacaagaAGGAAGATGAGGAAG atgagGAGGATGAAGAAGAGTATAAAGATGGCTCCCTGTGCGGCTACTGTGCCTTCTGTGAG CACTGCGATGAGTGTGAGAAGTGCCCCTGTGAAGAGGGAGACAAGAGCGAGCACTGTGAAGATTGCAAG TATTGTCAGTTCTGTTACGTCTGCCCTGTAATATGTGAAACAGTTTGCAAACCAG GGAGTTACGTAGATGAATTCTCATCAACAATATACCA ATCCATCGCCAACATCTTCGATCAGCCGGAGCACTAG